GTATGCTGATAACAGATATCGCCTGTTTTGAATCGCAGCAGCGGCATTCCTTCCACGCCCAGTGTCGTGATGGTTACTTCGCCGGGAGTGCCCGGAGCAACTGCTTCGTCGTGTTCGTCAAGCAGCTCCACAATAATAAGTTCGGGATGATGGTGTCCGCCAATACCTGCTTCACACTCGGTAAAGCCGCCTTCCATTTCAGTGGAGGCGTAAGTCGAAAATAGTTTGATACCCCATTTCTCCTGAATCTGTGCACCGAGTGAATTCAATGTAAAATCGGAATTACGCAGCGGTTCGCCAATGCACATGGCTTTGGTGATGCTCGAGCTGCGGTGATCAATGCCGTTGGCTTCGGCAAATTCAACCAGCCTCAGAATAAATGACGGAACCGTAATAAGTGTGGTAGGTTTAAACCGCATGATGCTTTCCCATTGCAGTTCCGGAATGCCTGAACCCACGCGTACAATACCTGCTCCCAGTTTGCGGACGCCCATAAAATAAGCCAGTCCTGCCATAAAGCGGCGGTCCATTGTTGTCATCAGTTGATACACATCGCCAGGCATATGACCGCCGCACATAAATGAAATGGCTTCGCAATATGCCAAACGGTCGAGGTCGTGTTCGGTCATACCGAAGGTTACCGGCTCGCCGATAGTTCCGGAGGTAGTGATGTAATCAATTATTTTTTCGCGGCCAACGCATAAAAACGCTTCGTTTGAATGCTGCAGGTCGTCTTTTGTAGTAACCGGAATACGGCGCAGGTCTTCCAGCAGTTTTATAGTGCGGGTATCGATGTTATGCTTACGGAAATGCTCTTTGTAGAACGGAGAATGTGCAGCAAGATATTCCAGTTGATCCGACAGGCGCTGCTCCTGATACTGTTTTATTTCAACGGCCGATTTTTTTTCTATTTCAGGGAAAAACATGAATTCTGAATTTTACCATAAAAGTAGTTTTTTATAGTCGGGTGCCAAAAAGAATTTGAGAATTCGGCAATTTGATAATTTGAAACGATTCATTGTCCCAAGATAACAAAACTACCGAAAAGCGTTAAGAAATACAAATGCGTCATTAGCTCAAATACAATAAACAGGCTGTTCGGATGATGAAACCTGAATCTTTCGAGAGGTCTGATAAATCTTATGATACCTGCTGTAGCTTTTTCTTCTGTTATCGGTTTACAATTATTTTTCTTGTTGTTGTGCCCTGTATTGTCGTAACGTTAACAGCGTAAACACCGTTGTTGTCAATTTGCAAGTTCGTTGCCTTTTGTGTTGTTTGTGTTTTTAGTATCTGTTGACCAAGTATGTCTGTAACTGTTATTGTTGCGTTGTCGGTTGGAAGTAAAATTATAAACTGTCCACTTGTAGGATTTGGATAAATGGCAAATGGCTTATTGTACGTTGCATCATTTATTCCTACAATGCAGTTAATTGTAAGTGTAGTAACTATGCTGCTGTCACAATTTTCAACTGTGTTGAAATGGCTTGTATGAATTGTTGCAATTGTTGAAGTTGTCCCGTCAGGAAATGTATACGTTTCGCCAAAGCACATAGAATCGGAAACGCTGCTTGAATAAGTTGGATTTACTGTAATGGGCACCGCTTCAGATATGGCGCAACCGTTAGTATCTATCGCTGTAACGGTATAAGTAGTAGTGTTTGTTGGAGTAATTATGGGGTTAGCAATATTAGGATTGTTCACTCCTGTTGTTGGCAGCCAACTATATGATATTGCACTTCCTCCGGCAATCAGCTGAGTGGATTCACCTTGACAAATGGAAGTAGTTCCCGTTAATGAAACCGTTGGACCACCGGTAACGGTTACCGTTACCATAGCTGAGGAAGAGC
This genomic stretch from Bacteroidota bacterium harbors:
- a CDS encoding AMP-binding protein is translated as MFFPEIEKKSAVEIKQYQEQRLSDQLEYLAAHSPFYKEHFRKHNIDTRTIKLLEDLRRIPVTTKDDLQHSNEAFLCVGREKIIDYITTSGTIGEPVTFGMTEHDLDRLAYCEAISFMCGGHMPGDVYQLMTTMDRRFMAGLAYFMGVRKLGAGIVRVGSGIPELQWESIMRFKPTTLITVPSFILRLVEFAEANGIDHRSSSITKAMCIGEPLRNSDFTLNSLGAQIQEKWGIKLFSTYASTEMEGGFTECEAGIGGHHHPELIIVELLDEHDEAVAPGTPGEVTITTLGVEGMPLLRFKTGDICYQHTEPCPCGRNTLRLGPVFGRRQHMIKYKGTTLYPSSLYDVLDGISGVTNYVVEVSTSEIGTDHILVRIGSTVHDDAFEKKIKDHFRTRLRVVPSLVFESPESVNRVLFPATSRKPVKFVDKRD